The window ACAGCAGCCACCGGATTGCCATTCTGGAGATGGGGATGAATCAACCGGGTGAGATTGCGCGGATGACCGAAATCGCCGCGCCGGACATTGCCTGCATCAATAATGTCCAGAATGCGCATCTTCAGGGGCTGGATAATCTGGACGGGGTGGCCAGGGCCAAAGGAGAGCTGTTTGCCGGGCTTGGTCCGGAGGCCACCATGGTGGTCAATCTTGATGATCGAATTGTCGCTGCTCTTGCCGAAAGATATCCGCAGAAAAAAATCACCTTCGGCCTGAACCGGAAAGCACAGGTCCGGGCCACTTATATCCGCCACCGGGGTGAAAATGGCGTGTCTTTTACCCTGGTCGCCGGCCCCGAAAAGGTGAGAGTCCGGATGCAATGCGTCGGCAAGCATAATGTGTTGAACGCACTTGCGGCCGGCGCCATGGCATGGGCTGCTGGTGTGAATCTTAAAGAGATAGCTGCAGGACTTGCCGGGTTTGCACCTTATGACAAACGGTTCCAGATTGAAAAAATCAAGGGGGGGATCAGGTTGGTGAACGACACCTATAACGCCAATCCCGCCTCAATGCTTGCAGCACTTGAGACCGTCAAGGGATTGAGCCGGGACAACCGTTCGGCGGTGGTCATCGGGGACATGCTGGAGCTTGGGAGCGAGAGCGTCGCCGCCCATCGATTCATCGGCAAAACCGTGGCGCGGCTCTCGTTTGACTATCTCCTGACTTTCGGCTCATTTGCGAAAACCCTTGCCGAGGCCGCCCGTGAGGACGGGATGGCGGAAGAGCGGATCTTTTCCTTTGCCAGCAAAGAAGAGATCGTTGCATGTCTGCAGGGGTTTATCAGGGAGAACAAGATCGGCGCCAATGACTGGCTGCTGGTGAAAGGCTCCAGGGGACTCAGAATGG of the Pseudomonadota bacterium genome contains:
- a CDS encoding UDP-N-acetylmuramoyl-tripeptide--D-alanyl-D-alanine ligase gives rise to the protein MQKNTEQYGFGYGFNTSQDMAWTLAQVVAATGGSLESGDGGVVFRSISTDTRKLETGDLFVALSGENFDGEAFAEDAVRSGAAGLVLKRKPVRDLKVPLVLVPDTLKALGDLASYRRRQMKALKVIAITGSSGKTTVKEMTAAVFSKKSGVLKTLGNFNNLIGLPLSLLPVDSSHRIAILEMGMNQPGEIARMTEIAAPDIACINNVQNAHLQGLDNLDGVARAKGELFAGLGPEATMVVNLDDRIVAALAERYPQKKITFGLNRKAQVRATYIRHRGENGVSFTLVAGPEKVRVRMQCVGKHNVLNALAAGAMAWAAGVNLKEIAAGLAGFAPYDKRFQIEKIKGGIRLVNDTYNANPASMLAALETVKGLSRDNRSAVVIGDMLELGSESVAAHRFIGKTVARLSFDYLLTFGSFAKTLAEAAREDGMAEERIFSFASKEEIVACLQGFIRENKIGANDWLLVKGSRGLRMETVVSGLQEANG